In Pan paniscus chromosome 1, NHGRI_mPanPan1-v2.0_pri, whole genome shotgun sequence, the DNA window tttgttttttttttgagacggagtctcactctgttgcccaagttggaaggcaatggcacgatctcagctcaccacaacctccgcctcctgggttcaagcgattttcctgcctcagcctcccaagtagctgggattatagccatgcaccaccacgttcagctaattttgtatttttagtagagacagggtttctccatgttggtcaggctggtctcgaactcccaacctcaggtgattcacctgcctcagcctcccaaagtgctgggattacaggtgtgagccaccacacctggcaggagggagatttttaaagaaaacctgaGAAACTTCAGAGACTCCCAGCTGGCAGAGCTCAGATTCCCACACGCTGGGGCTCTGAGTCAGTTTCCTGTCTATATGGGGATGTTTAAGAAGCCTGCCCTGCTGGAAGGGATGCTGTCTATGAGGTTGAGTTACCTGCCCAAGATCAGAATCAGGATCTGAACCCAGACTTCCCTGACTCCAAAGTCCACGCCCAATTTATGGGACCTGAAACAAGCCATTCTGTCCTTTGGGACTCTGCTTCTGACCTTATCATAGATCCAATAGGCTCTGCCACTCCCTAGCACTGTGATGAGACCCCAGAGGAGAGGAAGGGGCCGCTGCAGCTCCGTGAGACCaacatctctgatttttttgcaGGTTCCTGGCCCTGGTCCAGGAGAAGTATCCCAAGGCTaccctgtctccaggctggaccACCTTCTACGTGTCCACGTCCCCAAACAGGACATACACCCAAGCCATGGTGGAGAAGATGCACGAGCTGGTGGGAGAGGTGCCCCAGAGGGTCACCTTCCCTGTGCGGTCTTCCATGGTGCGGGTCGCCTGGCCCCACTTCAGCTGGCTGCTGAGCCAATCTGAGAGGTGAAAACCACCaaacccacccccaccctcctggAGGCACTGATGCCCCCAGCAAGATCCCAGAAGCTCATGGCTGGAAGGGTCTTAAAGGTCATTTTGTCCAACCCCTGCTGGTGCTCATGCCCTCTACAGAGTCCCTGCTTTCTGCTTGCATACCTCTGGTGACGGGCTACTCACTACCTCCCAAGAGAGCCCTTTCATTGGTGGGTAATTCTCTGCCCTCTGGAAAATATTTATACCAAGACACAATTTGTCCCCCCACAGCTTCCTCCAATAGGAGCCAGCTGTACCCCTGGGGCTACACAGATTGTGCCTTCAACCACCGCCCTAGGATAGCCCTATAGGAATTTAGAGACTCCCCTGCCCCCACTATCCCCCCTACCTTCCACAGGACTCCCAAAGCTGCCCCCTCCCCCTCTTGATGCCTGACCCACCCTTCCACACCCTCCCCCATCTGTCCTACCCCTTTCCTAAGACAGGACTCAGAAATAGACACTGCAAGTGAGGAGGCAGCACAGGCTCcccctccctcctgggcctctgcTTTCAGTCATCTTTCCTGAATTCCCTCTGGCTCCTGCCCTTGGGAAGGGGTAGGACTCAGGGAGAAGTGGCAGGTGGGCGACTGGAGGACAGATGCTCTACCCTGGGCTCAGCTGACAACCAGTTCTGAGCACAGGAGTGGGGCTGAGGGTCTTGCTGGGCCCAGACAGGCACCGAGCCAGCTCTCGTGTCCCCAGGTACAGCCTGACGCTGTGGCAGGCTGCCTCGGACCCCATGTCGGTGGAAGATCTGCTCTACGTCCGGGATAACACTGCTGTCCACCAAGTCTACTATGACATCTTTGAGCCTCTCCTGTCACAGTTCAAGCAGCTGGCCTGTAAGGAGAGGAACTGGGAAGGGTGGTGTGGGCTGGATTCTGCATGGAGCAGCACCTGGTGGGCACTGGAGCAGAGCTGGGTGGAAGGGATATCAGAAGGGGGAAGGCCGGGGTGGGAAAGGAGGCGGCTGCAttttgtgtgccaggccctgggatgGTATGCTAAGCTTCAaacatccattttatttttatttatttttttttttttttgagatgtagtctgactctgtcacccaggctggagtgcagcggcgcaatctcggctccctgcaacctccgcctcctgggttcaagcgattctcctgcgccaccatgcccagctaatttttgtatttttaatagagatggggtttcaccatgttgggccaggctggtctcgaacttctgccctcaggtgatccgcctgccttggcctcccaaagtactgggattacaggcatgagccacctgcctgACCCACACATTCATTTTATAGAGAAACTGAGggattccattttatagagaaacAGCGGCTCAAAACAGTTCAGGAATTTATACAGTCACTCAGCTTGTATGTGGCCCAGCAGGTAGGAAACCAGCAAATTCCAAACCCCCCATTATTTCCCTTGGTGCACAGCTCCACTGCTGGTTACTCTAATGTTTCAGAGGCCTCCACTGTATTCGTTAAGCAGTGATCAGATGCCACCATCCAAACCCCTCATTCCCTTGACCCCGAACCCAGAAGAGCCGCAGTTAAGCCATCTCAAAGGGGCCCCATCAGACTCAGCATTCCTGCCATGGGAGCCACCTAAGCGAGCGGGAAGGATACCAGCTCTGGGGCCAGGCAGACCTGGTCCCATCAGGTTCCACTCCCAGCAACTTTGCTTACTGCTTAtaagaccttgggcaagtcacttcttcTAGTCTACAAAGCAAGGAAATGAGAGCTACTTGGCAGGGTGCAATGAGGCTTAGAGAGGATGCCCGTAGAGCTGTGGCCTATGGGACCCTAGCAACCAGGTAAGGTGTTCCGTGAATGGCAGCCACTTCACCTTGGCGATTTGGGGCCCCACAGTGAATGCCACACGGAAACCAATGTACTACACGGGAGGCAGCCTGATCCCTCTTCTCCAGCTGCCCGGGGATGACGGTCTGAATGTGGAGTGGCTGGTTCCTGACGTCCAGGGCAGCAgtaaaacagcaacaataacCCTCCCAGGTAAGGTCTACCCTTCAGCCCTGGTGCTCCCAGCTCATCTGCAGGGGTGTCCTTTGCTTGGGGTAGGTACCGCCGGTCTCTGTTGCCATGGCAACATGGGTTTATTTACACCATACCCTGGATGCAAGGTGGGGCAGGGTtgcggggagggagagggagtacAGTGATGTCAAGAGCACAGGGCTCCTGGCCTTCAGACCAGTCCTCAGCCACACTGCTGCAGGCAAGGCCGGCACCGGCCCCCAGGCTGAGTCATGGGTAAAGGCCAAGAGCTGAAACAAGAGTTTCTCATGCACCAGGCACATTTATAAAGCAACCCATCCACGTGGAGCCCAAAACTGGGTTGACAGATTCCAGAGAGGCAAGGTCCTTGATGACCCCATAACTCCCACTGCCCCTTTAACAAGGGACTCTTAACACCTTATGATAACCCAAATCCTAAACACTGTTGCCTCTGCCGCCTCTTCCAGACACAGAAGGCATGATCCTGCTGAACACTGGCCTCGAGGGAACTGTGGCTGAAAACCCCGTGCCCATTGTTCATACTCCAAGTGGCAGCATCCTGACGCTGGAGTCCTGCCTGCAGCAGCTGGCCACACATCCTGGACACTGGGGCATCCATTTGCAAATAGCGGAGCCCGCAGCCCTCCGGCCATCCCTGGCCTTGCTGGCACGcctctccagccttggcctcttgcATTGGCCTGTGTGGGTTGGGGCCAAAATCTCCCACGGGAGTTTTTCGGTCCCCGGCCATGTGGCTGGCAGAGAGCTGCTTACAGCTGTGGCTGAGGTCTTCCCCCACGTGACTGTGGCACCAGGCTGGCCTGAGGAGGTGCTGGGCAGTGGCTACAGGGAACAGCTGCTCACAGATATGCTAGAGTTGTGCCAGGGGCTCTGGCAACCTGTGTCCTTCCAGATGCAGGCCATGCTGCTGGGCCACAGCACAGCTGGAGCCATAGCCAGGCTGCTGGCATCCTCCCCCCGGGCCACCGTCACAGTGGAGCACAACCCAGCTGGGGGCGACTATGCCTCTGTGAGGACAGCATTGCTGGCAGCTAGGGCTGTGGACAGGACCCGAGTCTACTACAGGCTACCCCAGGGGTACCACAAGGACTTGCTGGCTGATGTTGGCAGAAACTGAGCACCCAGGGGTGGTGGGCCAGCGGACCTCAGGGCGGAGGCTTCCCACGGGGAGGCAGGAAGAAATAAAGGTCTTTGGCTTTCTCCAGGCACTGTATGTGAGTCCTTGGGGACAGGATGGAGTGGGAGTGGGCATGATGTGGCCACTGAGGGCATCTAGAGGGTCTGGAGGCTGGGGGCCAGATCATTCCGGTTGTCCAAGAGAAACTGCTCACAAGCCTTGAAGGTGGTGTAGAACTCAGAGGAGAGGCCGGCCACGTTGGTGGTCACATAGTTGAGAACACCTGGGGTGGCCTGGTTGTAGTAGGATACCTGCAGGGTGGGAAGCCAAGCTCAGGGGGACCGAGCTAGGGGAGGGTCCTGGGAAGGGGTGGGAGCCCAGTGGGCATGAGGCTGGTGGTGAGTCAGCCTTGCTGGCCTTCTGGGAGGGCAGAATATTCAACCCAACTCCCCAGGGTCTTAGATTACACAGTTGCCCGGCATGACCTCCTCCAGCTGATCTCCCCCAACCCTTCCTCGGGCGCTGACAACCCTGGCttcccacaccacacaccacattgTCATCATGCATCTTCCCCGCCAGCCAGAGGCCCTGGAGGGCAGGGGCTGCGTCTCCAGGGCCCAGCTCTGAATCTCGGCCATAGAGACACATTAGACATTAGCCCAGGGATGGTTCTGAGGCGCTCATGGGTTCAAGCATATGAATTCAGCAAACACCGGCTGAGTCTCTGCTGGGTGAGTCTCAAGGCCAGACCCAGGCTGCAGGGCCCTAATAGAAGCTGTGAGGGGGGAGGCTGCAGTACCCCACCCTCGCtttccctcagcctcctccccatGTTTTCCATCAACACAGACTGCGCTGCTGGGTTTTATGGGCCCTCAGAGTCATATAAAGCTTTCCTAGATGAGAAGGGCTATCCAAGTGAATGACGAGTGAGATGGAATTTCAGTTCAGAACCCAGGCCTTCTGCCTTCAGCACCCAGAGCTTTTTCCAAGACCATGCAGTGGCCTCTGACTTACCTGTACACAGATTAGATCATTTTCAGCCCCTGACACTCTCAGgctcccccaggctggaagggGGAGCCTGCTGGGGGGCCAGCTCTGAGACTATCCTAGCCCAGCAGTGCTGAGCTCAATACACGTGTGGTGTGGGGGTGGAGCCAGGCTGGGGGCGTGGTTGGGGGGGGACCAGCCTCACCTTGGTCAGCTGGTCCCCCTCGCGCCAGAGGCAGAAGCCTGAGCAGAGGGTCTCTCCGCGTCTGTACTCTGGCGTCTCTCGGTGTGTGGGCAGCGTGACCGACCTCAGCGCGATGACATAGGGGTCCCTGAGTGAAGGAAGGGTAGCAAGGGGACAGGGGTCAGCCacagaagaaagtgggggccTGTTCTGCCCAACCAAGGCCCAGACCCTGCCCCCTCTAGCACAGATTCCTCACCAGGGGGATGCAAGGCACATTGACTCTTAAAGCCCCAATGCAGGGCTCAGGGCCAGGCTGGAGGGAGGAGGTACCTGTGGGTTAGCACTGAATTCACCAGGAGCCAACCTGACTTCACTGTGGACTTTCTGGAAAAGCCACTCCACTTCAACGCTCAGGGGAAGACTCGTGggctttgggattttttttctgtccctGTCTCTCCAGCAAAAGAGATGTTTAGGCCCTCCAGCCCACACAGGGCTGTCAGAgggaggaggccaaggaggtggcCACGTGAGAAATCTCCTGCCCAAGGCCTGCATCGAGGCAGCCTGAGCCACCCTGGGTAAGGGTGGCCCTGCTCTAGGGAATGCGACAAGAGGGGAAGTGTGTGCCCCTATCCCTCATTTTACCCATAGTAAAGCCACAGCAGCCCAGAAAAGTCTAGTGGTGCCTGGGGCCCCACAGCCAATGGGAAGCAGAGCTCTGGCTCCAGGCTGATGCCCCTCCCTGGGAGGGAGATGCGGCCACCCTACCACCCTGTCCAGttgtgtcccccaccccccagcagatAGGCACACACCCATTGTCACAAGGCTTCCGCCTCGAGGCCAGGATCACGAAGTCCTGGGGCTTTGTGTGACCTCCGAGGGCAGGGCTGGTGACGTGGTAGATGGCGTCGTCCTCGTCTACCTGCTGCACTAGCTCCACGCTCCTGTGGGGAGGCCGGGATCTCAGGGCCCCAGGAAGCTTCCAGCTCCCATGCAAGCAGCGGGTCTGCCCGGGCCCCGCCACGCTGCAGTGCCTGAGCAGCTTCTGTGGTGGGATGTCACCCCCTGTACTCTCAGCAACGGCCAGCAGGAAGGCAGCAAAGCCCAGCCAAGATGGACACACatgtgcgtgtgcacacacaggcacatgtagACATGCATGCAAGTAAatgaacacatacacacagacatgggAACAAAGatgtgcacatacatgcacacatgtggtCATATGTGCACAGGCACATGGACAGACATCAGTGTACACAGAGACCCACGTGTGTCTATACATGTCTGCGCAGGTGCAGACACCACAAGGATGTGTGATGATTTAGCAGTTGTTCTTAATATTTACTGAGCGCCCACTGagtgccaggtgctgttctaaatgctttacatgtgtCACTTAATCTCCATAACAGCCCCATGCTGTAGACGCTTTTAGTATTcccatcttatagatgaggaagatAACCTGCCCACAGCCACAGAGCTAATAAGGAAGCAGGGCTGGGGTGTGTCCAGGCTATCAGGTGGCAGAGATGTATCCCCAGGCCCAGGCACCTGACACATACATGCATGGGCATACACAGGTTCATACCAACACGTGCACCCACACAAGGACACCCACACAGAGGCAGACATGGCCATGTCCAGACCCAccgcctcctccccactcccctgcctgcacTCAGCAGTAGGCAGGGTATGGGGAAGAAACTAGGGGCTCTCTTTCCCCTCAGGCCACTCCCCCACAAATCCCATCAAGTATCAAGATTTGGTCTGGCCTTCAaggcccaccccagcctccctccaAGAAGCCCACCTACCACATGCACAACCGCCCTCCCCCTACACGACATCCACCACCAAATCACCTCTCTGCCTTCTGGAAGGGGACAACCAGCAGGCCTGAGTCAGCTGGGCCAGGGCTTTTTAAGGCAACATGGCCCTTTTTGCAAAGACACCTTCAGCAAGAAGCCCATGTATAAAGAGCTACAAGCCTGCTCTGGAGAAAATAGATGGGGTGGGAAGGGGAAAGCCAGTTTGTCAAAATACAATTCACCAAGTGACCAGCGGACTGAATTTCCAAACACACAGAACCTCCTTACGGAAATCCTCCAGAATGTAGGCTCCTCATAACAAGCAATTATCAAAGAACCTCCCCCCCCCCCGAGCCCCGGTGATGGCAGAACAGAAAATGACTTTAAGGGGActtgaaaaacacaaattttGCTATTTTCCTAAGAACATATTTATCTTCCTTGACTAAATTCGAGAAGATAGTCGTGTGAACAATCAATAAATTTGGAGGAACAAATGTATGTAAAGGAATAACATATTTCTATTCATAATCATTCattatattcaaaaataatatatttgtgaGGAAAATCAGCAAACTTGGTAAGTTCAACAAACTGGCCATGCTATGTCCCGCTCACCCTTCATCCTTCCAACTCCACCCCCAGCAGTTCCGGAAGCCCCTTTGGGAACACAGAACTCCACAGCACATGGTTTGAAAATCAGTATCTCTGAGTGTGAATCCATGACCCGCCATTCAAGCATGAATTTTAagaagagagaaactgaggccagaaagGAAGTGACTTTGACTTATCCAACGTCACACAGCTGGTTGGGACAGAAGCAGGACTTCAACTCAAGCCTCCAGCTCTAATTCCGTGCTCAGTCTCTTCCCTAAGGGCTCAAAATACCCATGACCCTGACCCCCCACCCAACATGGAACTCCAACCCACCCCTAGCCCCAGCAGGGCAGAGCACCATGGAGGATGACCCACAGAAGGAGACACTCTCTCCCTCATCAGGCCGGAGAAGGGACACTGCCCTGCCCTCACCCTGGCCCCTCACCGGTAGTGCTTGTCCCACTCTGGCCTCTGACGCAGGTCCGAGAGCAGCAGGAAGGCCTGGGCTGCATCCACATGCACCACCATCTCCATGTGGAAGGAGAGGAACTTGTCATCCTCCAGAGTGTACAGGCGGACCTGCATGGGACAGAGGGCAGCCTCATTTGCTGGGTGGTGGAGTGGACTGATGGGGATgctggaggctgagactggaagcTCAGGGCTACAgctgacttgctgtgtgactgtgAACACGCAgctcaacctctctgagtctcagctgCATCCCCACGAATTATGAATTCAGCACAAATGGACAGGAAGGTGGCTTAAGAAAACAGTGACTAAGGCAACATGCGGTGGTTCCCGACAGCCAGGTGCCCATCCAAGCCCCAGTGGCACAGGCAGTAAGTGGCTTGTCTAAGGGAACAGGCAGCTGGCAGAGCTTAGGTCTCCTGTAAGCGCGTGCCTGCTGGCTGCCCCGATCCCTGCAGTGATCACTGCAGAAGAACAGAGAGGGAGGAAGTGCCTGGTCAGACAGCAGCAGACCTGAGTGGTTGAGAACAGGAACgggggcaggcaggagagaagAATCTAGGGGTTCTCGACTCCAGGCCCTGCAGGGGCGGGTACGTTTCCATAACTGGACTGGTTTCTTGATCTCACCCAATTCTTTGAAGAGATCTTTTTTTGACATAAGTGGTGTGGGAGAGTTCTTGTTGCTTGCCATTAGCCACCTCTGGctcagaagagaaaggaaaattgggTGGGTGGGGTCAGCTACCTGACTGATCTCTGAGGACAGCACCC includes these proteins:
- the FAM151A gene encoding protein FAM151A, whose protein sequence is MVCREQLSKNQVKWVFAGITCVSVVVIAAIVLAITLRRPGSELEACSPDADMLDYLLSLGQISRRDALEVTWYHAANSKKAMTAALNSNITVLEADVNVEGLGTANETGVPIMAHPPAIYSDNTLEQWLDAVLGSSQKGIKLDFKNIKAVGPSLDLLRRLTEEGKVRRPIWINADILKGPNMLISTEVNATQFLALVQEKYPKATLSPGWTTFYVSTSPNRTYTQAMVEKMHELVGEVPQRVTFPVRSSMVRVAWPHFSWLLSQSERYSLTLWQAASDPMSVEDLLYVRDNTAVHQVYYDIFEPLLSQFKQLALNATRKPMYYTGGSLIPLLQLPGDDGLNVEWLVPDVQGSSKTATITLPDTEGMILLNTGLEGTVAENPVPIVHTPSGSILTLESCLQQLATHPGHWGIHLQIAEPAALRPSLALLARLSSLGLLHWPVWVGAKISHGSFSVPGHVAGRELLTAVAEVFPHVTVAPGWPEEVLGSGYREQLLTDMLELCQGLWQPVSFQMQAMLLGHSTAGAIARLLASSPRATVTVEHNPAGGDYASVRTALLAARAVDRTRVYYRLPQGYHKDLLADVGRN